DNA sequence from the Peromyscus eremicus unplaced genomic scaffold, PerEre_H2_v1 PerEre#2#chrX_unloc_1, whole genome shotgun sequence genome:
tggTTTACTCCAATTGCTTgtgtttttctatcttttttgtgGAATTTATTGATATTCTTccattgtttgtttgtgctttcatGAATTCATGTAAGCTATTCATTTTTATGGGCCTTTATCATCTACATATATTtggttttaaggttttttttgtatttcaactatttttgagtatttagggcctgctgtggtaggaaaGTTGGGTTCTGTTGTTCACATAGTACCCTGGCTGTTATTATGTTCCTCTCCTAGGCATCTTGGTTTAGGGTGataataggtctaggtgctgtTTTCTAATTTCATCTTTGTTGGATGGGAGTTTTGTTCCTGGGTTTGTGTTTGTTCTCTGGAGTTTCAAAGTGTGTGTTGAATGAGTGTTGCCTTTTTCCTGGCCTTCTTGGCTGGTGTGTTCAAGGGAGACTACTTGGTGGTGATGGAAACTGGGTAAAGAGGAATGCAGGGGAGATGATTTTCAGATCTACAGGAGGCATGGATAAGGAAGAGAAAAAACTGCCTCTGATATTCTACCCCAGTGATAGGAGCAACAATTAAAATTAGGTGTGGAGTAAGAGACAATGTGGTAGATCTGAAGACACCCTAACTAGTCTTTTGGAAGATGTGGTGAGTAGTTGAACAGAGTGTGTCTGTCACAGTTGGGTGATGGGACTCAGATATGAGGAGAGTAGGGAAGCGTTGTGGGAGATGCTCTTTGGAATCCACAGAAGACatgaaaagggagaggagaagctgcagATAGAGTTCTGTTTCAGTCCTCAGGGCAACCGTGAGTATTAGATCCCTGAGAGGGAGGAAGGTGTGTGAATAGTATTGCTGGTACCATACCCAACATCTTAATACTGATTCATTAGGTTCCCAGGGatcatttacttacttattcCCTTATTTAGAATTCTGTTGTGGCTGATCTGTGAAAGACTTTTAGTTTATTGGATAAAAAGTAGTATGTGGGTTGCAAATGTCACTCAGCAAGTATTCTTGGGGGAGTTCAGATAGAAGCACTCAAGTTGAGAGGCTTATAATTCCCTGCTAttccagatccagaggatctgacatgctctttgttctgtcacctatacacacatggaaaatattctttctcttaCATACCAGTATACACAAAAAATAGGTCTAgacttgtttttaaaagtttgtaagacttataaaacaaagacttataaaggaaatcaggttgttttaagtatataatagaatcatacaatatttattttaaaaaattattgtctTTCATTTggtataaattttttttatttcctgactCTGATACAGGTTTACATATAAGCTTTAATCATAGGaaatgaaattgttttaaattttctaacagaCATCCTATTCTTTATCAAAGGAGAATGAGATAGTATTAGTAaccaaaactattttctacaatgtagaaatatcaggCTTCAAGAGAATGATTCCAATTTTGGTGAAACAGTCTTCTCACTCAACCCATTTTCTAATATTGGTGAAGGACAGAACTGGAGTGCACAGGGTGAGTGGTGGTAAgtgatttctttgattttgattttcattagaaacttataattatttttcaagGGACAATGTTATATTGGtaggtctttctttctgtctccttttatcaCTGGTACCATCTGTGTTGtgtgaggattttttttattagttattataTAGTTATATTGTTCCTCTGGCAAATGATGgaacttcacttatttttataatatggaAAATTACTATATTATGTTAAGATCCCCTTAGGTTTTTCATTTGGAGATTTTCTGTAGATAAACAATTTCGGTTTTCTCTTCTTGAACTCAGaaacttgtatttcttcattCCTTGGTGTATCTGTATTGCTACTTGttatcatcaatttttttttcctatttaagtTGTTGATGTAGTTGATTCATTGGGTTTGGGTTTGTAAAGTCTCAtatattattttctctgtgtcctacttACTTTCAGATATCAACATTTCATAGTCCATAGTCACCTTTGGGAACATCTGTTGAGGATGTGCCCCATCAGAACACCTAGTTGCTAAGTCTGTGATTTTGTTAATTGATGATTTATGGGTGATGACCCTTCCACTGAGTATGCAATATCCCTAAGAAAGTTGGCCTGCACTAGATAAGACAGCAAGCATGGCATAAAAGACAATGACTATGTTAGAGAGAAAGCCTGGACACAAAGATTCCTTATGGATTTTGCTTTCAGTTGTTAGATTGAATATCTATTCTAAACActgacaatgatggattgtgatctgcCAGAATGCGGCAAATAAACATGTTTGTTACCTAGGTGCTTTTGTGTAGAGAACTGAATCAGAGCAAGAAAAAAGCAAGTTGTAACAGAATGTGATAaaccaaaagtgattttgttgtCCAAAGGTCCTGGGAATGATGACTTTTTTGGGGAACGTTAAGCATGTCAAAATTTAGATGACAAAGGACATAGAAAGCTGCACACAGAGCTTAATTGGTTATTCTTATAGTACATTGAATAAAGTACTCTTAAAAGTATTATgacctggccgggcggtggtggcgcacgcctttaatcccagcactcgggaggcaagccaggcggatctctgtgagtttgaggccagtctgggctaccaagtgagtcccaggaaaggcgcaaagctacacagagaaaccctgtctcgaaaaaccaaaaaaaaaaaaaaaagtattatgaCCAGTGGAGGTACAGGTCAAAGGATTTCAGGGGAATTAAAATGGAGGtaatttatgtgatattttgccCCCTAACTTTTCTTATTTTGCCCATTTCCTCAAGAAATTGagtaaggcagaattaaaaaaaataatggggctGATTTCTTAGTTGGACTATTGACTCTCTTGGATAGCTATTACTTATGATTCATTCAgtactacattaaaaaatcaagaagtggatcattaataaatgaaaagtctatgggttgtagagaaaaacagcactatGAATTTGTAGAAGGTAGTCAAATGTTGAAAAGTGTCAGCTACTTTCAGGGAGAATATCACCATTAAAAAGAAGGCCCTTACTCTACTTTGGAAGCCTAGCAAGGTATCCTAAGGGTAAGAATCCCTCCTACTATGCACTCAATTAATAGAGGGATTAAGCAAAGTGATTGCCAGTCCCAGGACGCAACTTTATTCAAAGCCTGCCACAACTCTGGTTCAAGCATGGTAGGAGATATCACAACTAAGAAGCCAAATTTGGGGGAATCATTGATGTTGAACTGGTTCTGGATTCCAGAATGATGcaaaatttaagattatacatTCTTAGTCTGCATTTTCATGTCAGCTCTGCTTTAGGCATCTGTGTTTGGTACGGTGAGAGCTCCAGTAAGGAGACTGTCTAAGTTCATTGCATGACACTATGACGATGAAGCCTGGGTTGCAATTTAAGACCATAGCATGTTGAGATACTTATGTTATGTTTGAAAtgaatcagccagcttccttcttgtgcTTTCATGACTTCAGCAACATTATAGATGGTATTACTGAATCACATgctagcctgattttttttttaatttcaatgtttttatttttgtttctgatgacaaactttttctgtgtagccctgactgtcctaagcagaattctatagaccaagctggccttcaactcagagattcacctgactcttgCTCCCGCATGCTGAGATGAAATGTCCAACATTCGTGGATATATAAATAATTGGATGATGGGCCTGGATTAtacatttttgtacatgtcaagcatatgccATTTTTCTGAACTTTACCCCTAGcttgaattttgaaatttggcAGAGGATATCATTCTCATTTTCAGGTTGGCAGTATTTATGACATTCATAGTGCCTGCAAATATTGAGTAAttaaattacaggtgtgtgtgacaTTCTTCCTGttcattgtgtttgttttgtttttcaataactATGATTCTTTTGCCTCTATACATAGATATGCAATGCACATATGCCTGGCCCTCACAATACTCAAAAGAGGGTCTTAGAATCTCTGAGCTTAGAATGATGAACAGTTGTGGGATCCCCCATGTaagtactggaaattgaacccatcTGTATACAAGACTAGCAACAGCTCTTAACTTCTGACTCATCTGGCctgccctgtgttgattatttataatcaacagtgatattgctcatgttatcatctgtctatttgtaactgtttaaataaaaagttcCTTTTAGTAAGACTTCTTAAAGTACTTTTTAAGCTGGAGCAATTCAGATTTCTagaagatgaatacagaactggagtAAATGTCTAACTCCTGTAGCAACTTCAGTAAAGaaacagtctctgagttcatccTATGTTTTTTGTACATATGATTGATGTTTGCAGTGCAGACAGgttcttaatatttactttttactgtcctggaactgattgcatagactaggctaGCTTTCAACTCAGAAGCACATATACTTGCCTCTGCTCTCtggtttctgggattaaaggcatgagccaatacaccAAGCTTACTCATCATTTTTGTAGTTAGTAATTACTCATACAAATTCATTGATGTGTACTCAGTGCTCTTGATGTGTTTGCTTGTCTCTATGTCTGTTAATTGGCAATTCTCTTTcattctaaaataaattgatgATTATATTGTAATGTCTAAGTTAAAGAATAAGAGTGGGAAGCtccagaattatatgactatattgTCAAGAAGCATGCATTTATAATGTTGTTGgcatcatgcttttttttttggttttttgagacagggtttctctgtgtagctttgtgcctctccttgaacccacttggtagcccaggatagccttgaaatcacagaaatctgcctggctttgcctcctgattaAGGTGTGCACGACCACCGATGGGCCATGCTTTTGGTTATATACAAATGTATGACATACTTACATACAGCATATTTTAGGATGCCgtgacctataatgatgtgcatATCAACTTCACTCAGGAGGAGTGGGCATTGCTGGATCTTTCACAGAAGAATATCTACAAAGATATGATGCTGGAGACATATATGAACCTCACTACTATAGGTAAATTtccattcatattttaatttaaggCAAAAATTGTTTTTTGATTATTGATACTCTTCTGTAATTCTGATTGAGAATGAGGCAGAATGAGGTAACTAAATCAGGAAAGATTCTAaggatcactgaagatagtaaatCAAATTTTCCACAATTCCTGTAATATTTCATAAATTCTCTCATTCTgtattttaggatacaattggggaaatcttgaagttgaagaacattgtcaaagctctcaaagacatgaaaggtaatttttatgTGCAAGCTGATACAAAGGTGCCTCtggatatattttattgtatttgaaagttttaaagaaatgcaacagtATAAATAATCATAGCTTAAATTACATTCATGATCTTTAAATGCTCACAATCCATATACATCAAAGGAAGGTAAATGAATTTTGTTGGCAGGTTATTCATTTTAGAAGAAAGACAAGGAATCAATACCTTAACAGATATGAGCATTTGAATCATAATTCTATCAGAGCTACACTGTGGAATTGTCCACCCTTTTAGTTTCATATGACTCTTATTATCAAAggtatacatattaaatatgtgATAAGTGTATGTCCAAAACCTTCTAATAAACAAATACTCCATATTAAAGCTAGTGTTACTCTCTAGTTTTTCTGACACTGCTAAGTTTAGTGAGATAAATCTTAAGAGTCAAGAGTTAGGCGGGATTGTTGTGAAGAAGCCTTAAAACCTATATCACATGTGTATGAGGAACAAAAAGTCAAGCTGTGTGGAGACAATGtagaaactttttatttgttattttacatTTACTAGGTATAGCATATGTCACTCTGGGTACAAGCCATATGAACATAGCAATATGGAAAAAAGCAATATATCCCTTTTCATCTCAAAACAATTATAAGTTATGTACCAGTCTCATATTGAGTAGACTTGCTTaatgtgattcaagtttacaCATAATTGGTTTTCCAGCTTAACTGGGAATACATCtacaaacaaactgaagaaaagtCCTATGAGTAGTGGGAATGTGTAAAACTTCTGTCTGTCCTGGTTCATTGAGCAAATGTAGTAGGATTCATGGTATAGGAAAAGGTATTAATGAAATTAAGTGGGGTAAAGGTCTAAATACTTCcaattcttttcatatatatgaaaaatctcATTGAGAAAATCGTTCTATATATGTGATCCATGTAATGAAGGCTCTAAACATCATAGGCATCTTCAAAAGAGCAAAATAATCCTTAATGAAGGGGAACAACATAAGTATAAGCAAAGTGATAAAAACTTATGAtccaatttctctttacatttacaCTGAAATGTATAATTaattcacacaaaataaagatgTAAAAGAGTAATGAATATGGTACAGCTGTTACATTTTCAAATTATCTTTGCAGAcctgaaagaagtcaaactggagagaaaccatatgaatgtaatcaatgtggtaaagcctttcctCATCATAGTACTCTTCATTTGCAAAAAAGAagacatactagagagaaactctatgaacataatcagtgtgggaaagcctttgcacaacacagtactTTTCAAGTGCTTGAAAGTACAGATATTGGAGAGAAActgtatgaatgtaatcagtgtggtaaagcctttgctcaaaacagtgttcttcaaaggcatgaaagaacccacactggagagaaaccccatgaatgtaaacagtgtgataaatcctttgcacataacagacatcttcaaaggcatataagagcacacactggagagaaaccatatgaatgcaatcactgtggtaaagcctttgcagatcatagtcatcttcaaaggcatgaaagaacacatactggagagaaaccttatgaatgcaatcattgtggtaaagcctttgtagatcatagtcaccttcaaaggcatgaaagaacacacactggagagaaaccctatgaatgtaaacagtgtgataaatcctttgcacataacagacatcttcaaaggcataaaagaacacatactggagagaatccctatgaatgtaatcactgtggtaaagcctttgcagatcatagtcaccttcaaaggcatgaaagaacacatactggagagaaaccctatgaatgcaattactgtggtaaagcctttgcagatcatagtcaccttcaaaggcatgaaagaacacacactggagagaaaccctatgaatgtaaacagtgtgataaatcctttgcacataacagacatcttcaaaggcataaaagaacacatactggagtgaatccctatgaatgtaatcactgtggtaaaacctttgcagatcatagtcatcttcaaaggcatgaaagaacacatactggagagaaaccctatgaatgcagtcactgtggtaaagcctttgcagatcatagtcaccttcaaaggcatgaaagaacacacactggagagaaaccctatgaatgtaaacagtgtgataaatcctttgcacataacagacatcttcaaaggcataaaagaacacatactggagagaaaccatatgaatgcagtcactgtggtaaagcctttgcagatcatagtcaccttcaaaggcatgaaagaacacatactggagagaaaccctatgaatgcaatcactgtggcaaagcctttggagatcatagtcatcttcaaaggcatgatagaacacatactggagagaaaccctatgaatgcaatcactgtggtaaagccttcgcAGATCacagtcaccttcaaaggcatgaaagaacacatactggagagaaaccctatgaatgtaatctgtatggtaaagcctttgcagatcacagtaattttaaaacacatgaaataacacatactggaaagaaaccctatgaatataatctgtgtaataaagcctttgcatatcatagttatcttcaaatatataaaaggagacatacaggagagaaaccctataaatgtaaccaatgtgttaaagcctttgcacaacacagatATCTTCAAagccataaaagaacacatactggagagaaaccatatgaatgtaatcaatgtagtaaagcctATGAACatcaaagtcatcttcaaaggcatgcaaaaatacatactggagagaaaacctatgaatgtaatcaatgtggtaaagcctttgcagatcacaGTCATTTTAAAGCACTTGAAACAATGCATGCTGTAAAGAAACCCTTTGAATGTAATCTGTGTAATGAAGCCTTTGTACattacagtcatcttcaaaggcatacaagaacacatactggaatgaaaccctatgaatgtaatcagtgtagtaAAACCTTTTcacatcacagttgtcttcaaGTATATAAAAAGAGACAtgcaggagagaaaccttattgATGTAACCAATGCAGTAAAGCCTTTCCTTGTAACAGTGATTTTTCCCCCAAAAGTAATTATATTCAAATATCCTGACATATCATGTCTTAACAATTACAAAACCATGATTTTGACATGTGGCAATTTATAAGTTAAGTAAATGTGAAATGCTAAGAGATGTGAACAGCTGCTTTTTTGTCTCAGGGTTCTGTTTAAGAGTGATGGGACACTCAGGtaatgtctttattttctcaGTTAGCATAACCAGGCCACAGTACAGCATGCAAATCACAAAGTACAAATTCAAGAAGGGAATTCCTTTACTAAGTCACAAAACTTTGGCAAATCAATACAGTACCCgttaatacaataaaatactatttttgctGGAGTCAGAGACTACCTTAGTGATAATTTTCACTCCAAAAATATCACTTAAATCCAAATCCAAACACTGGTTTCCACCAGGGCAAGttattttatacaaattaatgtcatttgaaattacacaatttctctttttaaagggaGTTCCTCAGGCAGGTGGTTCCAGTTCACTGCATCAGTCAACTCTGTAGATGCCAGGACAGCTGGACTGTGTTCTGGGTGGTCCGCAGCCAGGTAGTTTTCTCGTACCTAAAAGGCTCTAAGCTTCTCCCTAAGAAGACTCGATCAACATGGCTTTCTTCTAAGTACTTAAACAACAACAGACCAACCCGTTAATTGTTCACATGGACACAAGACTCTCCTCTAGTCAGTTCCCTCAAGCCCTCCCACTACAGTCGATCACTTTGATTTAGAAGCTCTCCATCTTTTGATCAAAAGTCACAGCCTTACCCcagctcattaaaaaaagaaaagaaaaaaaagatctaCCTAAAATAGCAGtatcttttaaataacaaataaatatgatGTCAGCCTGAAGAGTCCTGGTGGCCCTATAGCTGCACCCCAATTTCCATCATCATTTTTCTACCAACACTGCTGTGGCCAGCATTGGTGTCCTTATGCTTCCTCTTGTTGATGCTGTCAATTCTTCAATTTTGGCGTTCAGTTTGTGTATCACCCATTCCATTGCTTCTCGGCCTTTGTTAGCGTTGGAAGATGTGGTGCTTGCCATGAGTCCTTCAAGGTAGCTGCCGAGGCTGACTCCTTTCATGGTGATGATGGCTTCCTAAGTCAGGACAGTTTTCTCTGGGTCCTGGGGTGCGGCCTGTGTGTGAGCCTCTCGTCTACGGAGACCATATTTGTAAATGAGATGTTAGTGGACTTCAGCTCCATTGTCTTTCTTACCGGGTCAACTACAGAGTGCTCTTGCACGTACGTTTTTGTACTTGCAGAACCAATAAGGGACTTCACAATGGAAGGTAGGCCCCACTCTGTGCTGAGGAGTCTATGGCTGTGCAGCTTTCCAGAGGAATTGACATGTCTAACACATCAACGCCAAACACACTTGGGTTCATGGGGTTTGGGTATTTCTGCATTGCAGCTGTGGTAACCATTTCCCATGGGTGGTCAAAGACGTGCTCCGAAGTCGAGATCTTCATGGTGCCAGTCGCCTGCCCAGTGTCCTGCGGCGTCCCAGGACGATGAGGCACATAAGTTCACTGGTCCTGCCCTGTCCCAGCTGGCCGGCCTCACAGCCATAACAGTGATCTTAAAgtgcataaaagaatacatactgcagataaaccctatgaatgtaaacattgtgataaagcctttgctcaaaacaatgttcttcaaatgcatgaaagaacacatacaggagagaaaccatgtgaaagtaatcagtgtggtaaag
Encoded proteins:
- the LOC131900907 gene encoding zinc finger protein 431-like, producing the protein MVSDALMVELQIVVCFYVNWNWNLDALKEFSVPLAAKDAVTYNDVHINFTQEEWALLDLSQKNIYKDMMLETYMNLTTIGYNWGNLEVEEHCQSSQRHERPERSQTGEKPYECNQCGKAFPHHSTLHLQKRRHTREKLYEHNQCGKAFAQHSTFQVLESTDIGEKLYECNQCGKAFAQNSVLQRHERTHTGEKPHECKQCDKSFAHNRHLQRHIRAHTGEKPYECNHCGKAFADHSHLQRHERTHTGEKPYECNHCGKAFVDHSHLQRHERTHTGEKPYECKQCDKSFAHNRHLQRHKRTHTGENPYECNHCGKAFADHSHLQRHERTHTGEKPYECNYCGKAFADHSHLQRHERTHTGEKPYECKQCDKSFAHNRHLQRHKRTHTGVNPYECNHCGKTFADHSHLQRHERTHTGEKPYECSHCGKAFADHSHLQRHERTHTGEKPYECKQCDKSFAHNRHLQRHKRTHTGEKPYECSHCGKAFADHSHLQRHERTHTGEKPYECNHCGKAFGDHSHLQRHDRTHTGEKPYECNHCGKAFADHSHLQRHERTHTGEKPYECNLYGKAFADHSNFKTHEITHTGKKPYEYNLCNKAFAYHSYLQIYKRRHTGEKPYKCNQCVKAFAQHRYLQSHKRTHTGEKPYECNQCSKAYEHQSHLQRHAKIHTGEKTYECNQCGKAFADHSHFKALETMHAVKKPFECNLCNEAFVHYSHLQRHTRTHTGMKPYECNQCSKTFSHHSCLQFVYHPFHCFSAFVSVGRCGACHESFKVAAEADSFHGDDGFLSQDSFLWVLGCGLCVSLSSTETIFVNEMLVDFSSIVFLTGSTTECSCTYVFVLAEPIRDFTMEAGRPHSHNSDLKVHKRIHTADKPYECKHCDKAFAQNNVLQMHERTHTGEKPCESNQCGKAFAHHNYLQRHTRTHTAMESYKCNQCGKEFERHSNLRIHKRTHTEEEPYKSNTISV